A window from Vigna angularis cultivar LongXiaoDou No.4 chromosome 7, ASM1680809v1, whole genome shotgun sequence encodes these proteins:
- the LOC108336359 gene encoding APO protein 3, mitochondrial, protein MGATVVFSKLSLLKRLSHRLNRTLSFASETWPAATEFIDDEFPYSDVPKRPRRNSERKAYVTPMKVLIERAKAEREARKAQPCRVLEEPPANGLLVPELVEVAHRVYQARGSLLFGLSQLVRVIPVLRCRLCNEVHIGYVGHEIRTCTGPDSVSRHATHVWTRGGVRDVVSFPKCFHLYDRVGRPRVGHDERSSIPRIPAIVELCIQAGLDLEKYPTKRRTKPVYCIEGRIVDFESVVKEDENEGKYSFGNDKPSVNSSTLLNQPIEKVQNLLENNISHLDQLNDEERNKLRDLSNHILNSWIEMSSGTKKIMEKYAVNTCGYCPEIQVGPKGHKLRMCKASKHQSRNGLHAWQEATLDDLIDPNYVWHVEDLNGPALNNNLKRYYGKAPAVVELCVHGGAPVPDQYRSMMRLDVVSPDRDEVDLVA, encoded by the exons ATGGGTGCCACCGTCGTTTTTTCGAAGCTTTCACTCCTGAAACGACTATCTCATCGCTTAAACCGAACCCTCTCCTTCGCGTCGGAAACTTGGCCAGCGGCGACGGAGTTCATCGACGATGAATTCCCGTATTCCGACGTGCCGAAACGTCCGCGGAGAAATTCTGAGAGGAAGGCGTACGTGACGCCGATGAAGGTTCTGATCGAGAGGGCGAAGGCGGAGAGAGAAGCTCGAAAAGCGCAGCCATGTAGGGTTTTGGAGGAACCACCAGCGAACGGGTTGTTGGTGCCGGAACTGGTAGAGGTAGCCCATCGCGTTTATCAAGCTCGGGGCTCGCTCCTCTTCGGACTGAGTCAACTGGTTCGAGTCATTCCCGTTCTGCGCTGCCG GCTTTGTAATGAGGTCCACATTGGTTATGTTGGTCATGAAATTCGAACATGTACTGGACCAGATAGTGTTTCCCGGCATGCGACACATGTCTGGACAAGGGGAGGTGTTCGAGATGTGGTTAGCTTCCCTAAGTGCTTTCATCTCTATGACCGTGTTGGTAGGCCAAGAGTTGGGCATGATGAAAGGTCCAGCATTCCTCGTATACCTGCCATTGTTGAACTCTGTATACAAGCAGGGCTAGACCTTGAAAAATATCCTACTAAAAGAAGAACAAAGCCTGTATATTGTATTGAAGGAAGAATTGTAGATTTTGAATCAGTTGTTAAAGAGgatgaaaatgaaggaaaatatTCTTTTGGAAATGACAAACCTTCTGTGAATTCATCTACTTTGCTGAACCAACCTATAGAGAAGGTCCAGAATTTATTGGAGAACAATATAAGCCATCTGGATCAGCTAAATGATGAAGAAAGGAACAAGTTAAGGGATTTAAGTAATCATATACTGAACTCATGGATTGAGATGTCATCAGGTACAAAGAAGATCATGGAGAAGTATGCTGTGAATACTTGTGGCTATTGTCCTGAGATCCAGGTTGGTCCTAAAGGACATAAGTTGAGAATGTGCAAGGCTTCAAAGCATCAGTCTCGAAATGGTTTACATGCATGGCAAGAGGCTACATTAGATGATCTTATAGATCCAAATTATGTCTGGCATGTGGAGGATCTGAATGGACCTGCTCTGAATAACAATCTTAAGAGATATTATGGGAAGGCTCCAGCTGTGGTGGAACTCTGTGTGCATGGTGGAGCTCCTGTTCCTGATCAATATAGGAGCATGATGAGATTAGACGTAGTTTCCCCTGATCGAGATGAAGTCGATCTTGTGGCTTAA